The following proteins come from a genomic window of Litoribacterium kuwaitense:
- a CDS encoding metal ABC transporter solute-binding protein, Zn/Mn family yields MKIRTGALFIFIFALILSACNSQASVKETATTVKDTDHEQVVVYTTLYPFKAFTEAIGGDLVKVESIYPAGADAHSFEPSSKTMIDIAESDLFIYNGAGMEAFADAAVDTMKDESVAILEATKEIDLLSGQSVHHHHDEEDDAHSHEDHAETEHSNDAEDVEHGHDAQHEDAHDHEDVDVKHEHDEEQRHTDKTDAHDHTHGDVDPHAWLDPIRAIEMAEQIKNELIALRPEHKASFEEAFQSLQADLTELDEDFQEMLSTKEDRAILVSHAAFGYWQDRYDIDQISVSGLSPSQEPSQQQLLDIIAEAEHHDIKHVIFEQNVTPRVAKMVQEEIGGEALTLHNLSVLSDEDIQNDEDYFSLMRHNIDVLDQAMN; encoded by the coding sequence ATGAAAATACGCACTGGTGCACTATTCATATTTATATTTGCCCTTATTTTAAGCGCCTGCAACTCACAAGCTTCTGTTAAAGAAACAGCCACAACTGTTAAAGACACCGATCACGAACAAGTTGTCGTCTATACGACCCTCTATCCATTCAAAGCGTTTACGGAGGCCATTGGCGGCGACCTCGTCAAAGTCGAGTCGATTTATCCAGCAGGAGCTGATGCGCACTCATTTGAGCCATCTTCAAAAACGATGATTGACATCGCTGAATCGGACTTGTTTATTTATAACGGTGCCGGCATGGAAGCCTTCGCTGATGCTGCTGTCGATACAATGAAAGATGAATCAGTAGCCATCCTGGAGGCTACAAAAGAAATTGATCTCCTCTCAGGGCAAAGTGTACACCACCATCATGATGAGGAGGATGACGCGCATAGTCACGAAGACCATGCCGAGACTGAACACAGCAATGATGCAGAAGATGTTGAGCATGGACATGATGCTCAACATGAAGATGCCCACGATCATGAAGATGTCGACGTTAAACATGAGCACGATGAAGAACAAAGGCATACGGATAAAACTGATGCCCACGATCATACGCACGGCGATGTTGACCCACATGCGTGGCTTGATCCAATACGTGCCATTGAGATGGCTGAACAAATAAAAAATGAACTGATTGCCCTGCGCCCTGAGCACAAAGCGTCTTTTGAAGAAGCGTTTCAATCGTTACAAGCCGATTTAACGGAGCTAGATGAAGATTTTCAAGAGATGCTCTCGACTAAAGAAGACCGCGCGATTCTCGTCTCGCATGCTGCTTTCGGCTACTGGCAAGACCGCTATGATATCGACCAAATTAGTGTGAGCGGCCTCTCCCCTTCACAAGAACCGTCACAACAGCAGCTGCTTGACATTATCGCAGAAGCAGAGCATCACGATATTAAGCACGTCATTTTTGAACAAAACGTCACCCCGCGCGTGGCAAAGATGGTTCAAGAAGAGATTGGCGGCGAAGCATTGACTTTGCATAACCTTTCCGTATTATCTGACGAGGATATTCAAAATGACGAGGATTATTTCTCCTTAATGCGCCATAACATTGATGTGCTGGACCAAGCAATGAACTAA
- a CDS encoding Fur family transcriptional regulator: MNVQKAISILKEEGFKYTKKREDLLALFANDHRYLSARQVLEALQDDYPGLSFDTIYRNLYLFEDLEILETTEWDGEKRFRLTCDTEHHHHLICLECGSTAQLQTCPMPVIEANEEIGPFKVTGHKFEIYGKCSHCIKDTSAHV, encoded by the coding sequence ATGAATGTCCAAAAAGCCATATCCATTCTAAAAGAAGAAGGGTTCAAATATACGAAGAAACGCGAAGATTTATTAGCGCTGTTTGCGAATGATCATCGTTATTTAAGCGCTCGTCAAGTGCTTGAAGCATTGCAGGATGATTACCCTGGTTTAAGCTTTGACACGATTTATCGCAACTTGTATCTCTTTGAAGACTTGGAAATCTTAGAAACGACGGAATGGGATGGGGAGAAGCGTTTTCGTTTAACGTGTGACACAGAGCATCACCATCATTTGATCTGTCTTGAATGCGGCAGTACAGCACAGTTGCAAACGTGCCCTATGCCAGTCATTGAAGCCAATGAGGAAATCGGCCCCTTTAAAGTGACAGGTCATAAGTTTGAAATTTATGGTAAGTGCAGTCACTGTATAAAGGATACATCCGCCCACGTATAA